One Pleurocapsa sp. PCC 7327 DNA segment encodes these proteins:
- a CDS encoding cytochrome b N-terminal domain-containing protein translates to MESLCYTFIVRRLATFLAIATLTLCLLAASTGVLLAFYYSPSAGKAFSSIERIATEIPNGWLIRSLHDIAGNGLIVVALVQIVVMFLGRQFRFGWLTAWISGIALTLSAIALSWTAMNLEWTQTGYWRLTLELGIIESIPLIGQTLREFLTGGEAIGTVTLQHLFALHSYVLSSLAVLLSIIHLVGLLFQERQEKQLQALSLETETQKDSRQSSSDLTSPSSEVLDLAPAFHPTKK, encoded by the coding sequence ATGGAAAGCCTATGCTACACTTTTATCGTCCGGCGACTAGCAACCTTTCTGGCAATTGCAACGCTGACTTTATGCTTGCTTGCAGCGTCCACGGGAGTTCTTCTAGCATTTTACTATTCCCCTTCTGCGGGCAAAGCCTTTTCATCGATCGAGCGCATCGCTACCGAAATTCCCAACGGTTGGCTGATTCGCAGCTTACACGACATTGCAGGTAACGGACTGATTGTTGTCGCGCTAGTGCAAATTGTCGTGATGTTTTTAGGACGGCAATTTCGCTTCGGTTGGCTGACTGCCTGGATTTCAGGAATCGCGTTAACTCTGAGCGCGATCGCACTGAGCTGGACGGCAATGAATCTCGAATGGACTCAAACGGGGTATTGGCGTTTGACCCTCGAACTTGGCATTATTGAAAGTATTCCGCTAATCGGTCAAACCCTGCGAGAGTTTCTGACGGGTGGCGAAGCAATTGGGACGGTTACGCTTCAACACTTGTTTGCTCTGCACAGCTACGTACTCTCAAGCTTAGCAGTCCTTCTCTCGATAATTCATTTAGTCGGACTGCTTTTCCAAGAACGCCAAGAAAAACAGCTGCAAGCTTTATCTTTAGAAACCGAAACCCAAAAAGACTCAAGACAGTCTAGCTCGGATCTAACTTCCCCATCCTCGGAAGTCTTAGATCTTGCACCAGCTTTTCATCCCACCAAGAAATAA
- a CDS encoding BlaI/MecI/CopY family transcriptional regulator — MSPLPDYRPRQLSLGPLETEILNIVWELGCATVKEVHERILSDPDRELAYTSVTTVLNRLTNKGWLSCYKKGRVFYWEPLVSREEARAIKSYEQLHQFLAVSNPDIVASFADSLDTASLEQLEAIASRLEKIRRQREEQK, encoded by the coding sequence ATGTCTCCGTTACCTGATTATCGCCCCAGACAACTGTCTCTGGGACCTTTAGAAACAGAAATTTTAAACATTGTTTGGGAACTGGGTTGCGCGACTGTCAAAGAAGTTCACGAGCGAATTTTATCGGATCCAGACCGAGAATTAGCTTATACTTCAGTCACTACCGTTCTCAATCGTTTAACTAACAAAGGATGGTTGTCTTGTTATAAAAAAGGGCGGGTTTTTTATTGGGAACCTTTGGTATCTCGCGAAGAAGCGCGGGCAATTAAATCTTACGAACAGTTGCATCAATTTTTAGCCGTTAGCAATCCCGATATCGTAGCTTCTTTTGCGGATAGCCTGGATACAGCCAGTCTCGAACAACTAGAAGCGATTGCGTCCCGTCTAGAAAAAATTCGTCGCCAAAGAGAGGAACAAAAATAA
- a CDS encoding MFS transporter codes for MSERQFFQLPRLNFKIWILAAGRSISQIGTGFTLFYAPIFFVNQVGLSATTVGIALGSGSLSGIVGRFLGGSFSDSQWWGRRKTLLLSAAISAIADVVLALTYNFPTLVIGNLLMGLGIGLYWPATEAAVADLTTIEQRNEAFAITRLADSIGLGLGVVLGGASIAFSGNYRTLFIIDGISFLVFFAIVYVAISETYQFHKRQRDPSRGWLVALSDRRLIIYSIVNVIFTTYVSQIQSTMPLYFKNFVSGRGFSPTIISLIFSWHIVFSALCQLPVARFLNRFSRIEALIFSLLFWGVGFILVWLTGISTTYALVWAILALGVLAVATVAYTPSASALVVDLSPPSLRGIYLSINSQCWAIGYLIGPPLGGWALDRSLSFAHSFWLASAASISLGILILRYLDRILKSDR; via the coding sequence ATGTCCGAACGTCAGTTCTTTCAATTACCCCGCCTAAATTTTAAAATCTGGATTCTGGCAGCAGGTCGATCGATCTCTCAAATTGGCACGGGTTTTACACTATTTTATGCGCCAATTTTTTTCGTCAATCAAGTTGGTTTATCTGCCACGACTGTCGGAATTGCTTTAGGCAGTGGCTCTCTTTCTGGGATAGTCGGACGTTTTTTAGGGGGATCGTTTTCGGATTCTCAGTGGTGGGGACGCAGAAAGACTTTATTGCTTTCTGCCGCTATTTCTGCGATCGCAGATGTCGTTTTGGCACTTACCTATAATTTTCCTACCCTAGTCATTGGCAATTTATTGATGGGGTTGGGAATCGGTTTATATTGGCCCGCTACGGAAGCCGCTGTTGCCGATTTAACCACCATCGAACAGCGAAATGAAGCGTTTGCCATTACTCGCTTAGCCGATAGTATTGGTTTGGGATTGGGGGTAGTTTTGGGCGGCGCCTCGATCGCTTTTTCAGGTAATTATCGTACTTTGTTTATTATCGATGGCATTTCTTTTCTTGTTTTTTTTGCCATTGTTTATGTTGCCATTTCTGAAACTTACCAATTTCACAAACGCCAACGCGATCCGAGTCGAGGATGGTTAGTTGCATTAAGCGATCGCCGTTTAATAATTTACTCTATTGTTAACGTTATTTTTACTACTTATGTTTCTCAAATACAAAGCACGATGCCGCTCTATTTCAAAAATTTTGTTTCGGGAAGAGGATTTTCTCCCACAATAATTAGTCTTATTTTTAGTTGGCATATCGTTTTTAGCGCCCTCTGTCAGTTACCCGTCGCGAGATTTCTTAACCGCTTTAGTCGCATCGAGGCTTTAATCTTTTCTCTTCTGTTCTGGGGAGTCGGATTTATCTTAGTTTGGCTGACAGGAATTTCCACAACTTATGCTTTGGTCTGGGCTATTTTAGCGCTAGGAGTTTTGGCAGTGGCTACGGTAGCCTATACGCCTTCTGCGTCTGCTCTCGTTGTCGATTTATCGCCTCCGTCTCTGAGAGGAATTTATTTATCCATTAATTCTCAATGTTGGGCAATTGGTTATTTAATTGGTCCGCCACTGGGAGGATGGGCACTCGATCGCTCTCTCAGTTTTGCCCATAGTTTTTGGTTGGCTTCTGCTGCTAGTATTAGTTTAGGAATTTTGATTTTACGATATCTCGATCGAATTTTAAAAAGCGATCGCTAA
- a CDS encoding bifunctional oligoribonuclease/PAP phosphatase NrnA, whose translation MTSNLLTPLDRNNSTDPEVKADAAVVDRHEETAALTFERESHAASIRPIVEKLKQTLERHRGEYQIVVIQDFPDPDALSSAWAYQLIAQQYDIQCDIVYAGTLSHQENIALVKLTELPAKRWGVQTLKDRDLSVYQGCVLVDSQGTTSQLIPLVKQAKIPFVVVIDHHTQQGEIEAEFIDVRPQIRATATILTQYIQAGLLTFNSNNKAHVKCATALMHGVRSDTNGLLQAQEEDLLAAAYLSRFYDCQLLSAVLQSARSRHVMDAIERALKNRKLKNNFSIAGVGYLRYDDRDAIPQAADFLATEENVHTAVVYGIVHDEDNDIEVIIGSLRTTKLTLDPDEFLKQALGRDSQGRYYGGGRNMAGGFEIPIGFLSGSNDNAEYTKLKWEVFDNQIKQKFLRLVNPDDKVIHT comes from the coding sequence ATGACTTCAAATTTACTTACTCCTCTCGATCGCAACAATTCCACCGATCCAGAAGTCAAAGCAGATGCAGCAGTTGTCGATCGGCACGAAGAAACGGCTGCTTTGACCTTCGAGCGAGAAAGCCATGCTGCATCTATCAGACCGATCGTAGAAAAACTGAAGCAGACGCTAGAAAGGCATCGAGGCGAATATCAGATCGTCGTCATCCAAGATTTTCCCGATCCAGATGCCCTCTCTAGTGCTTGGGCGTATCAACTGATCGCCCAGCAGTACGACATCCAATGCGACATTGTTTATGCAGGAACCCTTTCCCATCAAGAGAATATTGCCTTGGTAAAATTAACGGAGTTACCTGCAAAACGCTGGGGCGTACAGACTCTCAAAGATCGGGACTTATCCGTTTATCAAGGATGCGTTTTGGTAGACAGTCAAGGAACGACTAGCCAACTTATCCCCTTAGTAAAACAGGCAAAAATCCCCTTTGTTGTCGTCATCGATCACCACACCCAGCAAGGAGAAATAGAGGCGGAATTTATCGACGTGCGCCCGCAAATCCGAGCTACGGCTACGATTTTGACCCAATACATCCAGGCGGGACTGTTAACCTTTAACAGTAACAACAAAGCCCACGTTAAATGCGCCACCGCTTTGATGCACGGCGTGCGCTCCGATACCAATGGTTTGCTACAAGCGCAGGAAGAAGATTTACTAGCAGCAGCCTATCTAAGTCGATTTTACGACTGTCAGTTGCTTAGTGCCGTTCTACAATCAGCGCGATCGCGACACGTGATGGACGCGATCGAGCGAGCGCTGAAAAATCGCAAGCTCAAAAATAACTTTTCTATCGCTGGGGTGGGCTATTTGCGCTATGACGATCGCGATGCCATTCCCCAGGCGGCTGATTTTCTCGCCACCGAAGAAAACGTCCACACTGCCGTCGTCTACGGAATCGTTCACGACGAAGACAACGACATAGAAGTCATCATCGGTTCCCTGAGAACTACCAAACTGACGCTCGATCCGGACGAATTCCTCAAACAAGCCCTCGGTAGAGACAGCCAAGGGCGCTATTATGGCGGCGGACGCAACATGGCGGGAGGATTTGAAATCCCCATCGGCTTCTTGAGCGGCAGCAATGACAATGCCGAATACACCAAGCTTAAATGGGAAGTCTTTGACAATCAAATCAAGCAAAAATTCTTGCGCTTGGTCAACCCCGACGATAAAGTGATTCATACTTAA
- a CDS encoding NAD(P)/FAD-dependent oxidoreductase, whose translation MQEILYIEVPTADTVGVRIWLQQEWKPDLGQIINTPDGIRLQFSQETSKHPQEISESELSIFVWSVQRTTYLKVFRWGSKRVPSEKRILQQLVTNIRNRFPQQYPELPEIDLSKQSIFEALDPYYPKTVHFFQKMPQGEYDLKRVYWWEKRWRESVRHPQQPKQVVFKAQENVETRHGLSPDYDLIYIGGALGAIHAAVMAKLGYRVLLVERLSFGRMNREWNISRSELQGLLDLGLLTPDECESIIAREYVDGFNKFFDGNLPLHLKAEILHTPTVLNVALASDRWLSLCGEKLRQAGGEIWDETEFIRADIDSEKVTVQLVHLPTREPKQASGRLLIDAMGTASPIAWQLNGKRTFESVCPTVGAVLEGIEPQVWDSNYGDVLNSHGDISRGRQLIWELFPAQGKELTIYLFHYHQVHPDNPGSLLEMYEDFFTILPEYRRCDLEKLTWKKPTFGYIPGHFSVGSRDRAVAFDRLLAIGDAASLQSPLIFTGFGSLVRNLDRLTTLLDTALKHNLLSAENLNQIRAYQSNVAVTWLFSKGMMVPTGTTLPPQRINAMLNNFFGLLADAPPDVAETFIKDRTSWLMFNQLALKAAWKNPALLLWIWEMAGSRDMLRWLGSYWDFTLDALKNWLLSGWFPKWLQHSQPWLEKNHPALWLRLLNLKYSLNPKSI comes from the coding sequence ATGCAAGAAATCCTCTATATAGAAGTTCCAACGGCGGATACAGTTGGCGTACGTATCTGGCTACAGCAGGAATGGAAACCAGATCTGGGGCAAATAATCAATACCCCTGATGGCATTCGCCTGCAATTTTCCCAAGAAACTTCAAAACACCCTCAAGAAATTTCGGAAAGCGAACTCTCGATTTTTGTTTGGTCGGTTCAGCGCACGACTTATCTAAAAGTATTCCGCTGGGGATCGAAAAGAGTTCCATCGGAAAAAAGAATTTTACAGCAATTGGTTACCAACATAAGAAATCGATTTCCTCAGCAATATCCAGAACTTCCAGAGATTGATTTATCCAAACAATCTATTTTTGAGGCTTTAGACCCCTACTATCCCAAAACGGTTCATTTTTTTCAAAAAATGCCTCAAGGGGAATACGATCTCAAACGGGTTTACTGGTGGGAAAAACGTTGGCGCGAAAGCGTTCGCCATCCTCAACAACCAAAGCAGGTGGTGTTTAAGGCACAAGAAAATGTAGAGACGCGACATGGACTATCTCCCGATTACGACCTAATCTATATCGGAGGGGCGTTAGGGGCGATTCATGCAGCAGTGATGGCGAAGTTAGGGTATCGAGTCCTGCTTGTCGAACGATTGTCTTTTGGACGGATGAATCGCGAGTGGAATATTTCGCGATCCGAGTTACAGGGTTTACTCGATTTGGGGTTATTAACCCCCGACGAATGCGAAAGCATCATCGCCAGAGAATATGTCGATGGCTTTAATAAATTTTTTGATGGCAATTTGCCTCTACATCTCAAAGCCGAGATTTTACATACACCGACGGTGTTGAATGTAGCTCTTGCCTCCGACAGGTGGCTGAGTTTGTGCGGCGAAAAATTACGTCAAGCAGGCGGGGAAATTTGGGATGAAACTGAATTTATTCGTGCAGATATCGACTCGGAGAAAGTAACGGTTCAATTGGTACATTTGCCGACGAGAGAACCCAAACAGGCAAGCGGACGGTTACTGATCGATGCGATGGGGACGGCATCGCCGATCGCTTGGCAACTTAATGGCAAGCGGACTTTTGAGAGTGTTTGTCCTACGGTAGGCGCTGTCTTAGAGGGCATTGAACCACAGGTATGGGATTCTAACTATGGGGACGTTCTCAACTCCCACGGCGATATTTCTCGCGGACGACAACTGATTTGGGAGTTGTTTCCAGCACAAGGAAAGGAACTGACCATTTATCTGTTTCACTACCATCAGGTGCATCCCGACAATCCCGGCTCTTTATTAGAAATGTATGAAGATTTCTTTACAATTCTGCCGGAGTATCGACGCTGCGATTTGGAGAAGTTGACTTGGAAAAAACCGACTTTTGGGTATATTCCCGGTCACTTTAGCGTGGGAAGCCGCGATCGCGCGGTGGCATTCGATCGCTTATTAGCCATTGGGGATGCCGCTTCGCTTCAATCTCCTTTAATTTTCACGGGTTTTGGCTCTTTGGTACGCAATCTCGATCGCCTCACGACTTTACTAGATACTGCTTTAAAACATAACTTATTAAGCGCAGAAAATCTGAATCAGATTCGCGCCTATCAAAGTAACGTTGCCGTGACTTGGCTGTTTTCTAAGGGAATGATGGTGCCGACGGGGACGACTTTACCGCCCCAACGCATCAATGCCATGCTCAACAATTTTTTTGGATTGCTTGCCGACGCACCTCCAGATGTTGCTGAAACGTTTATCAAAGATCGAACCAGTTGGTTGATGTTTAACCAACTTGCCCTTAAAGCCGCCTGGAAAAATCCTGCTTTACTTCTATGGATCTGGGAGATGGCGGGAAGTCGAGATATGTTGCGCTGGCTGGGATCTTACTGGGATTTTACCCTCGATGCGCTCAAAAACTGGTTATTAAGTGGATGGTTCCCCAAATGGTTGCAACACTCACAACCTTGGCTAGAAAAGAATCATCCAGCTCTATGGCTGCGATTGTTGAATTTGAAATACAGTCTTAATCCAAAATCGATATAA
- a CDS encoding DUF4090 family protein yields the protein MSAETQASSQNTTGADAVDAAIAKGIDLDGTPIPAEKLELYNKIMALEANRQRSGVSNTMRSRIVRIGSKHIAKDELNQMLTDAGFAPLKEKEIAFFMAANK from the coding sequence ATGTCTGCTGAAACCCAAGCATCGTCACAAAATACAACTGGCGCTGATGCGGTAGATGCTGCTATCGCCAAAGGAATCGATCTCGATGGCACTCCCATTCCGGCTGAAAAACTGGAACTCTACAACAAAATCATGGCACTAGAAGCCAACAGACAGCGTAGCGGCGTTAGCAATACGATGCGATCGCGAATCGTTAGAATTGGTTCCAAGCATATTGCTAAAGATGAATTAAATCAAATGTTAACTGATGCTGGTTTTGCCCCTCTAAAAGAGAAAGAAATCGCCTTTTTTATGGCGGCAAATAAATGA
- a CDS encoding EI24 domain-containing protein translates to MRQVLSGFGFLAGASYPFRALAVFRRTPRLWGYLIVPILLNFFLGIILYAGSLYLGWQVVQDLITGLSNWVDSLIANLPAWLGILEYLIVGLGFLLHLLLIIVLFIVTGFLLTQVGVTLGAPWYGKLSEELEKIRTGKLQAVEVGIFRDICRAILFEFKKLVLFACVGIPLFVLNFLPGVGTVISTVGGIILTGTIVCLDFLDGPLERRRLSFRDKLSVVFGSLPASAGFGLVCLGLISIPLVNLVTIPLCVASGTLFFCDRILPKRFRSVDNAKG, encoded by the coding sequence ATGCGACAAGTTCTCAGCGGATTTGGCTTTCTTGCGGGAGCCTCTTATCCTTTTCGCGCCTTGGCAGTTTTTCGACGCACGCCTCGTCTGTGGGGTTATTTAATCGTTCCAATTTTGCTGAATTTTTTTCTAGGCATTATTTTATATGCAGGCTCTCTATATTTAGGTTGGCAGGTAGTCCAGGATCTCATCACTGGTCTCTCCAACTGGGTCGATTCATTAATTGCTAATCTTCCCGCTTGGTTGGGGATTTTGGAATATCTTATTGTTGGGTTGGGTTTTTTACTGCATCTGCTGTTGATTATCGTGTTATTCATCGTCACGGGCTTCTTGTTGACTCAAGTGGGAGTGACGCTAGGCGCGCCATGGTATGGAAAACTCTCAGAAGAGTTAGAGAAAATTCGCACGGGTAAGCTACAAGCGGTAGAAGTCGGAATTTTTCGGGATATTTGCCGAGCAATCCTGTTTGAATTTAAAAAACTGGTACTCTTTGCCTGTGTAGGAATCCCTTTATTTGTGCTAAATTTTCTGCCGGGAGTAGGTACGGTAATCTCTACAGTTGGTGGGATAATCCTGACGGGAACGATTGTTTGTCTCGATTTTTTAGATGGTCCGCTAGAACGCCGACGCTTGAGCTTTCGAGACAAGTTGAGTGTCGTTTTTGGCAGTTTGCCTGCCAGTGCCGGCTTTGGTTTGGTCTGTTTGGGATTGATTAGTATTCCCTTAGTCAATCTGGTGACGATTCCGCTGTGCGTTGCTTCGGGAACATTGTTTTTTTGCGATCGCATTTTGCCCAAGCGTTTTCGGTCTGTTGATAATGCTAAGGGCTAA
- the hisIE gene encoding bifunctional phosphoribosyl-AMP cyclohydrolase/phosphoribosyl-ATP diphosphatase HisIE: protein MSSTQPTSLTQAIPIDEIRYNERGLVPAIAQDYLDGTVLMMAWMNRDSLQKTLETGEAWYWSRSRQELWHKGATSGHIQKVRSIRYDCDSDALLLTIEQIGDIACHTGERSCFHRVDGMKDAPPADTLSEVFKVICDRRDNPTEKSYTCQLFAGGDNKILKKIGEEASEVVMACKDDDKAAIASEVADLFYHALVALAYHQVDLREVYRKLQERRQ from the coding sequence ATGTCTTCGACTCAACCAACTTCGCTAACCCAAGCCATCCCCATTGATGAAATTCGCTACAACGAGCGAGGATTAGTTCCCGCGATCGCTCAAGATTATCTCGATGGGACGGTTTTAATGATGGCATGGATGAATCGAGACTCTCTCCAAAAAACCCTAGAAACCGGCGAGGCATGGTATTGGAGTCGTTCGCGACAAGAACTATGGCACAAAGGGGCAACTTCTGGACACATTCAAAAGGTACGCTCCATTCGCTATGACTGCGATAGCGATGCTCTATTACTCACCATCGAACAAATCGGCGATATCGCTTGTCATACAGGCGAAAGGAGTTGTTTTCATCGAGTAGATGGAATGAAAGATGCTCCGCCAGCCGATACGTTATCTGAAGTGTTTAAAGTTATTTGCGATCGCAGGGATAATCCAACTGAAAAATCTTATACCTGTCAGTTATTTGCAGGTGGAGATAATAAAATTCTCAAAAAAATTGGCGAAGAAGCGTCAGAAGTCGTGATGGCATGTAAGGACGACGATAAAGCCGCGATCGCTTCTGAAGTTGCCGATCTGTTTTATCATGCTCTAGTCGCTTTGGCTTATCACCAGGTCGATCTTAGAGAGGTTTATCGCAAGTTACAAGAACGGCGACAGTAA
- the psbV gene encoding photosystem II cytochrome c-550, producing the protein MVKRFIWVVIATVFFVFQFHVSGASALEFDEATRTITLNEAGETVTLSSKEVTEGQRLFNSTCTKCHLQGKTKTNNNVSLGLDDLAGAEPPRDNLLALVDYLKHPTSYDGETDLSEEHPNVSRPDLYPELKNFTEDDIYNIAGYMLVAPKLDPRWGGTIYF; encoded by the coding sequence ATGGTAAAACGATTCATTTGGGTTGTTATAGCAACCGTATTTTTTGTGTTTCAATTCCACGTTAGCGGTGCATCGGCTTTGGAATTCGATGAAGCCACGCGCACTATCACCTTAAACGAAGCCGGTGAAACCGTCACCCTGAGTTCTAAAGAAGTGACCGAAGGTCAGCGTCTATTTAACTCAACTTGTACGAAATGCCACCTCCAAGGCAAGACCAAGACCAATAACAACGTGAGTTTGGGTTTAGATGATTTGGCTGGTGCAGAACCTCCTCGCGATAATCTTTTAGCTTTGGTCGATTACCTCAAACATCCCACCAGCTACGATGGAGAAACCGATTTGTCTGAGGAGCATCCCAACGTCAGCAGACCCGATCTTTATCCAGAACTGAAAAATTTCACTGAAGATGACATTTATAACATTGCTGGCTATATGTTAGTCGCGCCGAAGTTAGATCCGAGATGGGGAGGAACGATTTATTTCTAA
- a CDS encoding HhoA/HhoB/HtrA family serine endopeptidase, with protein MKRASFDSELPHQSSFSGSRFSPAKRMATYLSLLLLGAGMGVGGVYIAGSPPMLTRTPGTSALAQNNENSQENSTPAIAAPTNFVSEVVNRVGPAVVRIDASRTVRTQVPEMFDDPFFRRFFGDAIPSSPERQIQRGVGSGFIVSANGQILTNAHVVDGADRVTVTLKDGRTLTGKVLGTDDLTDVAVVKVEAENLPTVKLGDSNALQVGEWAIAIGNPLGLDNTVTTGIISGTGRNSSQIGVGDKRVNFIQTDAAINPGNSGGPLLNAKGEVVGINTAIIRGAQGLGFAIPIDRAMQIAEQLIAKGKVEHAYLGIQMAEITPELKQTLQENEGLTINADQGVLIVRVVRNSPAARAGLRAGDVIQTINGQSVSTPSQVQDTVEKTAVGNELSIAVERDGRTVNLNARVGVFPTRQAQG; from the coding sequence ATGAAACGAGCTTCTTTTGATTCGGAACTTCCCCATCAATCTTCTTTTTCTGGCTCTCGCTTCTCTCCCGCGAAGAGAATGGCAACCTACCTATCGCTGCTGCTGTTGGGAGCAGGAATGGGAGTAGGAGGAGTATATATTGCTGGCAGTCCGCCAATGTTGACGCGCACGCCGGGGACTTCAGCTTTAGCTCAAAATAATGAGAACTCTCAAGAAAATTCTACCCCCGCGATCGCCGCTCCCACTAACTTTGTGAGTGAGGTAGTCAATCGAGTCGGTCCGGCGGTGGTTAGAATTGATGCCTCGCGCACGGTACGAACACAAGTGCCAGAGATGTTTGACGACCCGTTTTTCCGTCGCTTCTTTGGGGATGCAATTCCTTCTTCTCCAGAGCGGCAGATTCAGAGAGGCGTAGGTTCCGGCTTTATTGTTAGCGCCAACGGTCAGATTTTGACGAATGCCCACGTAGTCGATGGCGCGGATCGAGTTACCGTAACCCTCAAAGACGGTCGCACTCTAACGGGTAAAGTCTTGGGGACAGACGATCTGACGGATGTAGCGGTTGTCAAAGTAGAAGCAGAGAATTTGCCGACCGTGAAGTTGGGCGACTCAAACGCACTCCAAGTCGGAGAGTGGGCGATCGCGATCGGAAATCCTTTAGGATTAGATAACACCGTCACCACGGGGATTATTAGCGGTACGGGTCGCAATAGTTCCCAAATCGGCGTCGGCGATAAGCGAGTCAATTTCATTCAAACCGATGCGGCGATCAATCCCGGTAACTCTGGGGGTCCTCTACTGAATGCCAAGGGAGAAGTCGTGGGCATCAATACCGCAATTATTCGCGGTGCTCAAGGTCTCGGTTTTGCCATTCCCATCGATCGAGCGATGCAGATTGCCGAGCAATTGATTGCTAAAGGAAAGGTCGAGCATGCGTATCTGGGCATTCAAATGGCAGAGATTACCCCAGAACTCAAGCAAACGTTACAAGAAAACGAGGGGTTGACCATCAATGCCGACCAAGGAGTATTGATTGTCAGAGTCGTTCGCAATTCTCCAGCTGCTCGCGCGGGATTGAGGGCAGGCGATGTCATCCAAACAATTAACGGTCAATCTGTTAGCACGCCCAGTCAAGTTCAAGATACTGTCGAGAAAACAGCAGTAGGTAATGAGTTATCCATAGCAGTAGAACGCGATGGGAGAACGGTAAATTTGAATGCTAGAGTGGGAGTATTCCCAACTCGACAAGCTCAAGGTTAG
- a CDS encoding M56 family metallopeptidase gives MHALMILLALGLAFSIRLMSLKLLGNWRKSWQRSLFLFLFPPLLLLMTAVAVSCMGYKGTMLGWRASWLSYMLAIGFVTFAGILGVKLSYQAWRSRQKICAYPQQIVEGKIARILETNFPYSAQIGFLNPELVISKGLLNILDREHIIAVLAHEQAHYNNRDTFWFFWLGWLRSLTFWLPNTESLWQELLLLRELRADRQAIQQVDSLLLAESLLLVAQQVSQSSFIDISASFCAALSDPTSHSRLKERIDLILSEDSFYLTYNWWYWSWIFFVFLPLVTVPLHY, from the coding sequence ATGCATGCATTGATGATTTTGTTAGCCTTGGGCTTGGCTTTTAGTATTAGATTAATGTCGTTAAAGCTGTTAGGAAATTGGAGAAAATCCTGGCAGCGATCGCTATTTTTATTTCTTTTTCCTCCCTTACTATTGCTAATGACGGCTGTAGCAGTATCGTGCATGGGATATAAAGGCACAATGCTAGGCTGGAGAGCAAGCTGGTTGAGCTATATGCTGGCTATAGGGTTTGTTACTTTTGCAGGCATTTTAGGTGTTAAGTTATCGTATCAAGCGTGGCGATCTCGGCAAAAAATTTGTGCCTATCCCCAGCAAATAGTAGAAGGAAAAATCGCCAGAATTTTAGAGACAAATTTTCCTTACAGTGCCCAAATCGGTTTTTTAAATCCTGAATTAGTTATTAGTAAGGGACTTTTAAATATCCTCGATCGCGAACATATCATAGCTGTATTAGCTCACGAACAAGCTCATTATAATAATCGAGATACTTTTTGGTTTTTCTGGTTAGGTTGGTTGCGATCGCTGACTTTTTGGTTGCCGAATACAGAATCTCTCTGGCAAGAACTTTTATTATTAAGAGAATTAAGAGCAGATCGGCAAGCAATTCAACAAGTAGATTCTTTACTGTTAGCAGAATCGCTGCTGTTAGTTGCCCAACAAGTTAGTCAATCTTCATTCATAGATATATCAGCTAGTTTTTGTGCTGCTCTAAGCGATCCAACTTCTCATAGCCGTTTAAAAGAACGAATCGATCTTATTCTTAGCGAAGATAGTTTTTATCTGACTTATAATTGGTGGTATTGGAGTTGGATATTTTTTGTTTTTCTTCCTTTAGTAACTGTGCCATTGCACTATTAA